GGCAAGCCCGACCCGGGCAACGTGCTGCGCCTCGCGGACATCCCCGACGGCATGCCCGTCTTCAATCTCGAGCAGAACCCCGGCGGCGGCGGCAAGTTCGTCCGCGGCCCCGGCACCACGGCGACCGTGGTGGCCCACGACGCGCGCGGCGTCACCGTGCGCCTGCCCTCGGGCGCGTTCAAGACGTTCCACGCGGACTGCCGCGCCACGATCGGCGTCGTGGCCGGCGGTGGCCGCGGCGAGAAGCCCATCGCCAAGGCCGGAAAGGCCTACCACAAGTGGAAGAGCACGGGCCACCGCTTCCCGCGCGTGCGCGGCGTCGCGATGAACCCCGTGGACCACCCGCACGGCGGCGGCAACGCCCACCGCAAGGAGGGCAAGCCCACGACCGTCGCGCGAGGAACGCCGCCGGGCCGCAAGGTCGGGCACATCGCCGCCCGTCGCACGGGCATCGGGAGGTAATCACGCATGGCCGACGCTCCCAAGGGATTCACGCCAAAGGCGGTTCGCCGCCCCCGCCGCAAGGTGGAGACGGGCAAGAAGAAGGAGTTCCTCTACCGAGGGCACACGCTCGACGAGCTGCGCGCCCTGTCGATGGAGGAGCTCGCCTCGATCCTTCCCGCGCGCGTGCGGCGCGACCTTCGCCGAGGCCTTGCGCCCGGCCAGCGGCACCTGCTCGAGCGCCTGGGCAAGGCCCCTCCCGAGGCGATCCTCCGGACGCACTGCCGCGACATGCCCGTCCTGCCCTCCTTCGTCGGGCGCACGCTTGCCGTGCACAACGGCAAGGAGTTCGCGCGCGTGGAGGTGCAGCCGGACATGATCGGTCACTACCTGGGCGAGTTCGCCCTCACGCGAAAGGCCGTCAAGCACACCGGGCCCGGCGTCGGCGCCACCCGCGGATCGAAGTTCATCCCGTTGAAGTGAGCACCATGGCGATGCGATACTCTGTGCAGCCGGATGCGGA
Above is a window of Candidatus Thermoplasmatota archaeon DNA encoding:
- a CDS encoding 50S ribosomal protein L2, which encodes MGKRIYVQRRGKGGIHEAPGHRYAGPAVLLGVSGEATIVEILHDPGHGYPLARVQAQGQAQQFVIAHEGAFVGQKLSLGGKPDPGNVLRLADIPDGMPVFNLEQNPGGGGKFVRGPGTTATVVAHDARGVTVRLPSGAFKTFHADCRATIGVVAGGGRGEKPIAKAGKAYHKWKSTGHRFPRVRGVAMNPVDHPHGGGNAHRKEGKPTTVARGTPPGRKVGHIAARRTGIGR
- a CDS encoding 30S ribosomal protein S19, producing MADAPKGFTPKAVRRPRRKVETGKKKEFLYRGHTLDELRALSMEELASILPARVRRDLRRGLAPGQRHLLERLGKAPPEAILRTHCRDMPVLPSFVGRTLAVHNGKEFARVEVQPDMIGHYLGEFALTRKAVKHTGPGVGATRGSKFIPLK